In the Ricinus communis isolate WT05 ecotype wild-type chromosome 3, ASM1957865v1, whole genome shotgun sequence genome, AGCTACAGGCAAAATTTTCCTTTAAGAAATGTTGATGGGTTTTACCTTACCTGAATTTGATATGGACGTAATCTTCACTGCTGCAACCAATTTCTGCTTCAAGATGACCTTCTgaacaaattaaataactatttaataataaggCTTTGGATTCTCTGTTGTGTCCTTCTGTTTATGCAATCATTTTGTATTCCATTTTGAGGTTGCATCCTTAATGGAAAAATTGTTTGTTATAatgtccaaattgattctttaGGAAAAAAGAAGTTGTACCCTattcttttttcaataaataaatttctaaaaccTTGTCTATCCTCTTTCTAGCTCTTAGAATAATGTATATCAAAATAGATTAACAAGGGACCAAGAAACACAAGAGCAAATCCATTAGAAATTGATTACAGAAACCAGTTGCGAAACCAAAGGCACAAATTTATATGGACAGAGAgaattatatgataattaattcctgacaaaagaaagaaaaaaaagaatatgaacATCCAAAAAAAGTGACAACCTGAAAATATTGTCAAATTAAAGTTTATGAGTGGAGCCTGAGTGGCCTTGAGTTAACACTGCGCGGAGTTGAAGGTGGACCGAAGAATTCAGCATACATATCCATGAAGAACTTATCTACAATTTCTAAATAAGCAGGACATGTAAGTCTAGAATAATAATGGAGAACTTCTTCAATGTCCAATACATGATCCACATTGCTCATATCCATCATCTCTAGCTCCTTCAGCTTCTGTGCCACCAAGAAACTCCTTTCTTCATCTCTTTTACTTTCCTGGAATCTGTTAAAACCCTTCACTTTGCCATTCTTATAGCTGTAGTCTTCTCTTCTTTGTATCTGATGATCAGCGTTCGCCTTGGACAATTTCATGAAACTTCCATTTATTgaatctttttcttgtttagcTTCAGGTGATGGCGGTCTCATCAATTTCTTGTTTCTCCTCTTCATTGCTTTTCCTTTGATACTATTATCTGTATCCCACCTGTCGCTGAAGTCATTATAGAACTTATCCAAGtctttgttgttgttgaaGCTTGTCTGAACAATATTCATGTCGGTGCCAAGTGGAGTAGTACTGTGATTAGGATAGTGATTATTGTAAGGAGATGTTTTTGGTATCCTCTGGTAAGGATCGGTAGAAAAGAAAGACTTGAAATTTTGTAGGGTTCTTTGAAAGAACTTTTTGGTGTTGGAGATGGAGTTTCTAAGCAGCATACTGGCTGTGtggttataataattaaaatcaatggTTCTTGGTGGGAGTAAGTGAAGGAAGCAAGTAATcaagataaatatattatgtgtgatatttttcttttggcttCTTTAGGGGGTGATGATCTCAGTAAAGATTTCTTTATAAAGATAAGAAAGCTATAGAGGAGCCATGAAAGTTTCTTGAACTTactaaagagaaaagaaaaagaaaagagatcaGGAGAGTGGAAAAATTCCCTGGCCAGCTCTTTTCTTGGATTTCCACTTTTGTCTTACTACAATATCTTTTCTCCTGTGTTGATGTTTTCTTGTTTGCAGTTGAATTGAGTACAGTCCCCACCCTTCGATCTCTCTGTCTTTatgatcttcttcaaaagaaGGAAGATATATCTATggaaaataagaaatagaGAAACTGAGTGATGGGttaattgtaataagaaataaGAGAGAGTTTCGTCCCTTTTACTTTAGATGGTGGAGTTGGTGTGTAGGCTCTTTAGGGGAAAGAAAGGAGCGGGTATATCATATAGTTGTTAAACTGgacctttctttctttctctttctctttctctctagCGGCTTGTTGGTATGTGATTATTACATTGCCTAGCAGCCTGTGGGGCTGAATCCGTCGCTTAGGGTTCTTGTATACgtatatataaacaagtaCGTACCCTTTATCAATAATACCATGATTAGCAATGCCAATATAATAACGGTTGTGATACGATTCAGGAATTCGAATTTTAATAACTGAGGTACAAATTATCACATTCACTTCtctattaaaactaaaaagtaaaaagtttCTTACTTGTGgctaaattatttgataagtACAAGTGAAAGAGGGATTGCATCTTAGGAAGTCAATCATTTGGGGTTTATGTAGCAAAGCAAAACAAGGGTTTTGTGTTCCTAATTGAgggaattataaaattattgaccATTGCACAAAAAGACAAGTTCCCGTGAATCACGGATGGCTGGACTTGCACTATTATCTATAAATCTGATTTAAGTCAAAACCCAACATTAATTCAACATACCCAACAAATTTCTCTAAAATCATTCTTAGTAGGAAAAATGATACCTTGCAGTGCCTTCAAACACCGACGTAGGGCAGAACTAGAATCTCAAGTTTGTTGGggttaaattgtaaaattaaatgaGTCACATCTATAGggcaatatatatatcatatagtTTCTCAACAATTAGTTTAAGggtaagatttttaattttggaaaACTTTCCGTTCCTTCCTACACCAATGGGATGTTCCCGTTTAATACATAATTGTTTGTTATTTATATCTTGACCCCTTAAAACTTACAATATCCTACTTTCACAAAGACTATTATTTCTGTTGCGGGCCGCTGCATTTATCTTTTCTCCTTGTTAATAGTTTTGCACATGCATGCCATCAACTTCTAGTGTTTTTTTGGATTGTCATcgtcttctctctctctctctctctatatatatatatatatatattaatcaatatcattctgttgcttttcttttgttgtggATCCTtgtctttatatattttaagcaAAAGCATACCTGTGTTTGTTTGCTACAAATACATTGATCTTGTGGGTATTTACAAGGGAATCATAGATATGGGTCTAGTCTAATATGGGTTTGGTGACTCCTATTAGTCCAATTATTAGTTAAGGTTGAAGTCATGCTTGAAGttgtactatttttaaaattacataattagcCTGGTTCAACTACAACTGCAACcattaaaattagtaataCATAATGGAAAAATCAAACGTTAGGTTTCTGATCTAGAATGGCTTTTAAGATACTTGCTTTTGTACAAATAAAAAGGtgaaaaattatgttaaaCATGATATTGATGGTGCATTATTCAAgttctttctttaaaatagttttaaaaaagaaaaataaaagactgaaaaaaaaaaaaaaactaccaCTTATCATTTGCTTTTCAACTGATTTATATGATATGTTAAAGAATATGAACGGTAGAATTATCTATATAATTGGGATAGTGGAAGCCTCACTTTTCTTTCACGATATAAAGAGGATGAAGGACCTCTTCCTAGCTCCATTCTGACAATGTTGAGGAAAAAAGCACTTATCAAAGTTGAAATAATGGGCCTGGTTGATCTGGAAGAAATCATATGCAAGAGTTCATGTCACTTTGAcatgatttcatttcttttgaaatacTTGCTTTCTTTCTAAGTTGAAAGAATTAGATTgttgtaattattataaagttaCCAAACATGAGGTTTTGACCAAATAGAATTCAAATGCATGTTTAGACTTAAGTCTATTGAAGGTTGATGTTGTTTTAACTCTCAATATGGCCCGTAACTCCCCAAAGATAGTTAGACTCAATGAAGATTCATTAAacagagaagaaaaaaaacaatgacaaataaaaaagaagagaaatgcAAGTCATGAATCATAGATTACTTGATTACACAGAAACCTAATAAAGTTCTTAATTATTACTACTGGAAGGAGAccatcaattaattaaatatggtTGACAGTAGGTCTTCGCCATCGCATAAAccataatttaacttttaagaTTACAGAGTCTCatcaagagaaaaaaataataattatcattgaATTGCATGAGAATTTAATTAGCATATTGGTATTACTCTACAGTGACTCCTATATAATAAACTGAAACCTCATACCTTATATTGGTTCTCTGACTCCCGAGGTTAGTTCGACGACGCCAATCCAGCTAGTAAAGCCTTTTGTCTCTCCATTTTTTGTTGGATTAATTTCTGGGAAGAGTGAAACTAGGAAGAAGAGTTTGAGCTCCTTAGTAGCCCAAACTAAGTATTTCaggaaaatattttagattatatatatgttctaaAGCATTTTcactatataaattaatagttaataacttttattaataatttgagagaatgcattctttttgttttctgagTAGTTAGTTTCAATTGGAGTGCGAATTCGTGACTTACAGTGTAATacccataatttttatatatttaataataagtttttatttaagttaattttagctttatttttatttggtttaatttgaaatgatttaatgtaaattttaatattagtcaattaaatgaattattttccatatccaattagtttgaaattttaagaattaattaagtaaattatttgagaaatgattatattttggtgaTTCAGATTTTCtccaaatacatatttatataagtacaattatatattggaaaattatggtagaaattgtaaaggatgtttataaaagaattttgggaaaattggtattataattgattagtagtattaaattttaagttaaaaattgattatttaatttaattgtgtgttggATTTAATTgtaggattattttggaataaggattaaaagtataattttattattatgagggtttaatagaaatttgtgagtttggtattttcgtaaataaatatgtcggtcaggggtatttttgtaattatatattttttcataattctaatttggcccaaattaattatttaggggcttaattgaaaggcgaaagaaaagtttaggggttaaattgaaattctgcaAGATGagattgtaagtaattaagaaatttcatGGACCAAATTGTGATAAGAAAacgttcaggggtcaaatgtagatattgaaa is a window encoding:
- the LOC8268850 gene encoding uncharacterized protein LOC8268850; the encoded protein is MLLRNSISNTKKFFQRTLQNFKSFFSTDPYQRIPKTSPYNNHYPNHSTTPLGTDMNIVQTSFNNNKDLDKFYNDFSDRWDTDNSIKGKAMKRRNKKLMRPPSPEAKQEKDSINGSFMKLSKANADHQIQRREDYSYKNGKVKGFNRFQESKRDEERSFLVAQKLKELEMMDMSNVDHVLDIEEVLHYYSRLTCPAYLEIVDKFFMDMYAEFFGPPSTPRSVNSRPLRLHS